The following are encoded together in the Campylobacteraceae bacterium genome:
- a CDS encoding GntR family transcriptional regulator: MFIKNGIPLYLQLKEKLLEDIQRNYKVNDLIPAEGKLEAMYKVSRITVRKAIEELERSNVVVKKQGKGTFVTEEKILYDANAIGSLTQRLAKQNKFLSTKSITFEIIKEEHFVKDLLKCDTLICIRRTRLLNKIPFALMINYFDINTVPNIEHKLDEDSLYTYLKKEYNIEFFTAEETVEAKAANKSEAKKLEIEEGTPVLSLHRLSSDKKGKAVEYSDLVIKSDMYKHKIMLFSDKVTNI, translated from the coding sequence TTGTTTATAAAAAATGGTATACCTCTTTATCTTCAATTAAAAGAAAAACTTTTAGAAGACATTCAACGTAATTATAAAGTTAATGATCTAATACCTGCTGAAGGCAAACTAGAGGCTATGTATAAGGTTTCCCGCATTACAGTACGTAAAGCAATTGAGGAATTAGAAAGAAGTAATGTTGTTGTTAAAAAACAAGGAAAAGGAACTTTTGTAACAGAAGAAAAAATTCTTTATGATGCAAATGCTATTGGTTCTTTAACTCAAAGGCTTGCAAAACAAAACAAATTCTTAAGTACCAAATCTATAACCTTTGAAATAATTAAAGAAGAACATTTTGTAAAAGATTTATTAAAGTGTGATACGCTTATATGTATTAGAAGAACAAGATTGTTAAATAAAATTCCTTTTGCTTTAATGATTAATTATTTTGATATTAATACTGTTCCTAATATAGAACATAAATTAGATGAAGATTCTTTATATACCTACTTAAAAAAAGAATACAATATTGAATTTTTTACAGCAGAAGAAACAGTAGAAGCAAAAGCTGCAAATAAATCAGAAGCTAAAAAGCTTGAAATAGAAGAAGGAACACCTGTTTTATCTCTTCATAGATTGTCTTCTGATAAAAAAGGGAAAGCAGTTGAATACTCTGATTTGGTGATAAAATCAGATATGTATAAACATAAAATAATGTTATTTAGTGATAAAGTAACAAATATTTAA
- a CDS encoding FAD-dependent oxidoreductase, with amino-acid sequence MKKNKYELIIIGGGATGSGIALDAASRGIKTLLLEKNDFSEGTSSRSTKLVHGGVRYLEAAVKKLNKDQFLLVKEGLKERSRLLKNAPHLCSRLTLVTPIYKWWELPYMFIGLTLYDLVAGKKGLGRSSIVSKDTMIKSFPIIKKDGLVGGVKYYDGSFNDSKLNVSLLQTAQKHGAVCKNYQEVLGFEYENEKVSGLRIKDKINNEEYTVEADMIVNATGVFSDNIRRLDDKEAKKMLDLSSGIHIVLDKKYLPLGEGLMIPKTEDGRVLFILPWMGKCLVGTTDESTKLQERPEVSDKDIEYILKHLEIYFSLKINKSEILSSWCGIRPLVAPDKDADTSTIVRDHVITSSKSGLVSIIGGKWTTYRKMSQEVVDYLDKKFDLNKNKCFTKKLKLIGSENFDSFKKDNNNEDKTFQHLVSLYGDKTSLVLSSGNKNEYINKNYLYTHAELMYCLEYEFVKKPLDFLVRRTSLALIDKDAAKESLDTVVNIMAEYFKWNDEKKENEKTTALRILNNNL; translated from the coding sequence ATGAAAAAAAACAAATATGAACTTATTATTATAGGTGGTGGAGCAACTGGAAGTGGAATAGCATTGGATGCAGCTTCTAGGGGAATTAAAACATTATTATTAGAAAAAAATGATTTTTCAGAAGGTACAAGCTCAAGAAGTACTAAATTAGTTCATGGCGGCGTTCGTTATTTAGAAGCAGCAGTAAAAAAATTAAACAAAGATCAGTTCTTATTGGTCAAAGAAGGTTTAAAAGAAAGATCACGTTTACTTAAGAATGCACCGCATTTATGTTCAAGATTAACACTTGTAACTCCTATATATAAATGGTGGGAACTGCCGTATATGTTTATTGGTTTAACTTTATATGATTTAGTTGCAGGAAAAAAAGGTCTAGGAAGATCTTCTATTGTTTCTAAAGATACCATGATAAAATCTTTTCCTATTATAAAAAAAGATGGCCTTGTTGGTGGGGTTAAATACTATGATGGATCATTTAATGACAGTAAACTAAATGTATCTCTTTTGCAAACGGCGCAAAAACATGGAGCTGTTTGTAAAAACTATCAAGAAGTACTTGGTTTTGAATATGAGAATGAAAAAGTTAGTGGTTTAAGAATAAAAGATAAAATCAATAATGAAGAATACACAGTAGAAGCAGACATGATTGTAAATGCTACGGGAGTATTTTCAGATAATATTAGACGCTTAGATGATAAAGAAGCAAAAAAGATGCTGGATTTAAGTTCTGGAATTCATATTGTATTGGACAAAAAATACTTGCCTTTAGGTGAAGGTTTAATGATACCAAAAACGGAAGATGGAAGAGTATTATTTATTTTACCTTGGATGGGAAAATGTTTAGTAGGTACTACAGATGAAAGTACAAAACTGCAAGAAAGACCAGAAGTAAGTGATAAAGATATTGAATATATTTTAAAACACTTAGAAATATATTTTTCATTAAAAATTAATAAGAGTGAAATTTTATCTTCTTGGTGTGGAATTAGACCTTTGGTTGCGCCTGATAAAGATGCAGATACATCAACAATAGTACGTGATCATGTAATTACTAGCTCAAAATCTGGTTTGGTAAGTATTATTGGTGGAAAATGGACTACGTATAGAAAAATGTCACAAGAAGTAGTAGATTATCTTGATAAAAAGTTTGATTTAAATAAAAATAAATGTTTTACAAAAAAATTAAAATTAATTGGAAGTGAAAATTTTGATTCTTTCAAAAAAGACAATAATAATGAAGATAAAACATTTCAACATCTTGTTTCTTTGTATGGTGATAAAACTTCTTTGGTTCTTTCTTCTGGGAATAAAAATGAGTATATCAACAAAAACTATCTTTATACACATGCTGAATTAATGTATTGTTTAGAATATGAATTTGTTAAAAAACCTTTGGATTTTTTAGTAAGACGAACAAGTTTAGCTCTAATAGATAAAGATGCTGCTAAAGAATCATTAGATACAGTTGTTAATATAATGGCTGAGTATTTTAAGTGGAACGATGAGAAAAAAGAAAATGAAAAAACAACTGCTCTAAGAATATTAAACAATAACTTATAA
- the phnD gene encoding phosphate/phosphite/phosphonate ABC transporter substrate-binding protein yields MNTQKYVQKLKIAFMSMLFLAGSMAQAEGCSNRGVLDNRYCDENKDMVADAPQNSENYKNPSTLVFTYTPVEDPAVYKDAFADFQAYLSKATGKRIIYYTVHSNAAEVEALRSGRLHIAGFSTGPTGYAVNLGGFVPIAVKGTSEGFQGYNLIMIVRKDSPIKKMSDIKGKTVAHTSSSSNSGNLAPRALFPKIGITPGVDYTVKYSGKHDQSILGVLSGDYDAAPVASDVFKRMSAAGRINSEDFRILYTSPQFPTSSFGYSSELAPELAKKIKDAFYSYRFTPEMTKTFGGADRFFPITYKKEWQVIRDIAHSTGVAYTESGLKKLAAKDAAKKAKKAAKKAAAAKNKS; encoded by the coding sequence ATGAACACACAAAAATATGTACAAAAACTAAAAATAGCTTTTATGAGTATGTTATTTTTAGCAGGAAGTATGGCTCAAGCTGAAGGTTGTAGTAATAGAGGCGTTTTAGACAATAGATATTGTGATGAAAACAAAGATATGGTTGCCGATGCTCCTCAAAATTCGGAAAACTATAAAAACCCAAGTACATTAGTATTTACTTATACACCAGTTGAAGATCCAGCTGTTTATAAAGATGCTTTTGCTGATTTTCAAGCCTATTTATCAAAAGCTACAGGTAAAAGAATTATTTATTACACTGTGCATTCTAATGCAGCTGAAGTTGAAGCTTTACGTTCAGGACGTTTACATATTGCTGGATTCTCTACAGGACCTACAGGTTATGCAGTTAATTTAGGTGGTTTTGTACCTATCGCTGTAAAGGGAACAAGCGAAGGTTTTCAAGGGTATAACTTAATTATGATAGTTAGAAAAGACAGTCCTATCAAAAAAATGAGCGACATAAAGGGCAAAACAGTTGCTCACACATCTTCTTCTTCAAATTCAGGAAATTTAGCTCCTAGAGCGCTCTTCCCTAAAATAGGAATCACTCCAGGTGTTGACTATACTGTTAAATATTCTGGTAAGCATGATCAATCTATTTTAGGTGTTTTATCTGGAGATTATGATGCTGCACCAGTTGCTTCTGATGTTTTCAAAAGAATGAGTGCAGCAGGTAGAATTAATAGTGAAGACTTTAGAATTTTATATACTAGTCCTCAGTTTCCAACATCTTCATTTGGTTACTCAAGTGAATTAGCACCTGAATTGGCTAAAAAAATTAAAGATGCTTTTTATTCTTACCGTTTTACACCAGAAATGACAAAAACTTTTGGTGGTGCTGATAGGTTTTTCCCTATAACATACAAAAAAGAATGGCAAGTAATTCGTGATATAGCTCACTCTACAGGAGTAGCGTATACTGAAAGTGGTTTGAAAAAACTAGCAGCAAAAGATGCTGCTAAGAAAGCAAAAAAAGCTGCTAAGAAAGCTGCTGCTGCAAAAAATAAAAGCTAA
- the phnC gene encoding phosphonate ABC transporter ATP-binding protein, whose translation MSKTKSYLEIKNLKKWYVPGDLILKGINISITKPEVIAIIGPSGTGKSTLLRCINRLVDPNGGEIIFKDLDLCQIKGSTLRKVRRHMGMVFQEYNLVERLSVIENVLTGRLGYMTSWQAFRKKFSQKDINTAYELLKTVGLSDHAKKRADSLSGGQRQRVGIARAVMQNPDILLADEPTSSLDPKTAVEIMELITDFSKKNNIPAIVNMHDVKLAQRFATRIIGMSEGYVVYDGEPSGITDTLLKEIYGGEEWME comes from the coding sequence ATGTCGAAAACAAAAAGTTATCTTGAAATTAAAAATCTTAAAAAATGGTACGTACCTGGAGATTTGATTTTAAAAGGTATTAATATATCAATTACAAAACCAGAAGTAATAGCCATAATTGGTCCTTCTGGTACAGGAAAAAGTACTTTGCTTCGTTGCATAAACAGACTTGTTGATCCAAATGGTGGAGAAATTATTTTTAAAGATTTAGACCTTTGTCAAATAAAAGGTTCTACTTTACGGAAAGTCAGGCGTCATATGGGAATGGTTTTTCAAGAATATAACTTAGTTGAAAGACTAAGTGTTATTGAAAATGTTTTAACAGGACGACTTGGTTATATGACTTCATGGCAGGCTTTTAGAAAAAAATTCTCGCAAAAAGATATTAATACTGCTTATGAATTGCTAAAAACTGTTGGTTTGTCTGATCACGCAAAAAAGCGTGCAGATAGTTTATCTGGGGGTCAGAGACAAAGAGTTGGTATTGCCCGCGCAGTAATGCAAAATCCAGATATTTTATTAGCTGACGAACCTACATCCTCTCTGGATCCAAAGACGGCAGTTGAGATAATGGAACTAATAACAGATTTTTCTAAGAAAAACAATATTCCAGCTATTGTAAACATGCATGATGTTAAATTGGCACAGCGTTTTGCAACTAGAATTATTGGTATGTCTGAGGGTTATGTTGTTTACGATGGAGAACCATCAGGAATTACAGACACTTTGCTTAAGGAAATATATGGAGGCGAAGAATGGATGGAATAA
- the phnE gene encoding phosphonate ABC transporter, permease protein PhnE, with protein MDGIKNNYPNPFPTNWKLIGLTVLFVLYVIYSVEAMGLSWPRFIQGLSHAGDLLARMVPPNFTRWALLLEGLIESIEIAVISSSIGIFLSLFIGLLAARNFMPLWVSSSVRVFIALCRSFHPVIIAILFVKSVGFGPLAGILTLITASIGFIAKLFAEAIEEISLKQVEAIRATGASFSSIILFSVLPQVFSRFIGFATYQFDSNLRNSTMIGIVGAGGLGGTLFSAFQRFDYDFVAAILITTIFVILVWEFISILVRRIFI; from the coding sequence ATGGATGGAATAAAAAATAATTATCCCAATCCCTTTCCTACAAATTGGAAATTAATTGGATTGACCGTACTTTTTGTTCTATATGTAATTTATTCTGTAGAGGCAATGGGCTTGAGTTGGCCTCGATTTATTCAGGGATTATCTCACGCTGGGGATTTGTTGGCACGAATGGTTCCACCAAATTTTACGCGTTGGGCATTGTTATTAGAAGGATTGATTGAAAGTATTGAAATAGCTGTTATTTCTAGCTCTATAGGTATCTTTTTATCACTATTTATAGGACTATTGGCCGCTCGTAACTTTATGCCACTTTGGGTAAGTTCTTCTGTTCGAGTTTTTATTGCATTATGTCGTTCTTTTCACCCTGTAATTATTGCTATTTTATTCGTAAAGAGCGTTGGTTTTGGACCATTGGCAGGGATATTAACTCTTATTACTGCTTCTATTGGTTTTATTGCTAAACTCTTTGCAGAAGCAATTGAAGAGATATCTCTAAAACAAGTTGAAGCCATAAGAGCAACAGGTGCTAGTTTTTCAAGTATTATTTTGTTTTCTGTTCTACCACAGGTTTTTTCCAGATTTATAGGTTTTGCAACATATCAATTTGATTCTAACTTAAGAAACTCTACAATGATTGGAATTGTAGGAGCCGGTGGACTTGGTGGTACTTTATTCTCAGCATTTCAACGTTTTGACTACGATTTTGTTGCAGCTATTTTAATTACAACCATCTTTGTCATACTAGTATGGGAATTTATATCTATTTTAGTGAGAAGGATTTTTATATGA
- the phnE gene encoding phosphonate ABC transporter, permease protein PhnE has protein sequence MNNIDYYWERFTLKQRLLRYLVYVCFVSALFFSIRTVEVIPEFFYDAPEQMMDLFSRMWPIEFEYYPIAVHTAIIETLNIATLGTLVALVLALPLALMSASTIVSYSWVHWVARFFLVSSRTVNSLVWALLFVAVFGPGIISGVLAIAFRSIGFIGKLLGEALDEVNMGSVEALRATGAPMITILLKAYWPQVMPAFFSIILFRWDINVRESAVLGLVGAGGIGVILSDSMNLFQWRQVSIALLAIFAVVIIAEIIVVNIRKKLI, from the coding sequence ATGAATAACATAGATTATTATTGGGAAAGATTCACTTTAAAACAACGTCTATTGCGTTATTTAGTATATGTTTGTTTTGTATCAGCTTTATTTTTCTCAATACGAACGGTAGAAGTTATTCCTGAATTTTTCTACGATGCACCAGAGCAAATGATGGATTTATTTTCCAGAATGTGGCCTATAGAATTTGAATACTATCCTATTGCTGTTCACACTGCTATTATAGAAACATTAAACATTGCAACACTTGGTACTCTTGTAGCTTTAGTACTGGCTTTACCTTTAGCATTAATGAGTGCCTCAACTATTGTTTCTTATTCTTGGGTACATTGGGTAGCACGATTTTTTCTAGTTTCATCACGTACGGTCAATTCTTTAGTTTGGGCTTTACTTTTTGTTGCTGTTTTTGGACCAGGTATTATATCAGGGGTTCTTGCTATCGCTTTTAGATCTATTGGTTTTATAGGAAAACTTTTAGGTGAAGCATTGGACGAGGTTAACATGGGATCTGTTGAAGCATTAAGAGCAACAGGTGCTCCTATGATTACCATTCTACTTAAAGCTTACTGGCCTCAAGTAATGCCAGCATTTTTTAGTATTATACTATTTAGGTGGGATATAAATGTTAGAGAATCTGCAGTTCTTGGCTTAGTTGGCGCTGGTGGAATTGGTGTAATCTTAAGTGATTCTATGAACTTATTTCAATGGAGACAAGTTTCAATTGCATTATTGGCAATTTTTGCAGTAGTTATTATTGCTGAAATTATTGTTGTAAATATTCGAAAAAAATTAATATAA
- a CDS encoding HAD family phosphatase yields MKSQKIQSLPIKIDNNIEVIFSDLDDTLTWEGKMHQETYLSLGALKKNGKKIVVVTGACAGWCDCIIRTWPIDCIIGENGAFWLYLDENGNLIKQYQLAEDVRKKNYLKFISYAEEIKQLFGIPLAQDQNFRITDIAFDINQEVKIDKDIVIKASNWLRKKGLNVSASSIHINAWFGDYNKAKTSLSWLEKHGIKKEKCAFIGDSSNDEPMYEAFELTVGVANIAKVLDTLTHKPKYITHSNGGFGFVEFAHSLI; encoded by the coding sequence ATGAAAAGCCAAAAAATACAAAGCTTACCCATTAAAATAGATAATAATATTGAAGTAATTTTCAGTGATCTTGATGATACTTTAACATGGGAAGGAAAAATGCACCAAGAGACGTACCTATCATTAGGTGCACTTAAAAAAAATGGAAAAAAAATTGTAGTAGTAACTGGCGCTTGCGCTGGTTGGTGCGACTGTATTATTAGAACTTGGCCAATAGATTGTATCATTGGCGAAAATGGTGCTTTTTGGTTATATTTAGATGAAAATGGAAATTTAATTAAACAATATCAACTAGCAGAGGATGTGCGTAAAAAAAATTATTTGAAATTTATCAGTTATGCTGAAGAAATAAAACAATTATTTGGAATACCCTTAGCACAAGATCAAAATTTTCGTATTACAGATATTGCATTTGATATCAATCAAGAAGTAAAAATTGATAAAGATATTGTTATTAAAGCATCTAATTGGCTAAGAAAAAAAGGCTTAAATGTTTCTGCTAGTTCAATTCATATTAATGCTTGGTTTGGTGACTACAACAAGGCTAAAACTTCGCTTTCTTGGCTTGAAAAACATGGTATCAAAAAAGAAAAATGTGCATTCATTGGAGATTCTTCTAATGATGAACCAATGTATGAAGCTTTTGAACTAACAGTGGGAGTGGCAAATATTGCAAAAGTATTAGATACCCTTACTCATAAGCCAAAATATATCACCCATAGTAACGGAGGTTTTGGATTTGTTGAGTTTGCTCATTCTTTGATATAA
- a CDS encoding FAD-dependent oxidoreductase has product MKKNKYELIIIGGGATGSGIALDAASRGIKTLLLEKNDFSEGTSSRSTKLVHGGVRYLEAAVKKLNKDQFLLVKEGLKERSRLLKNAPHLCSRLTLVTPIYKWWELPYMFIGLTLYDLVAGKKGLGRSSIVSKDTMINSFPIIKKDGLVGGVKYYDGSFNDSKLNVSLLQTAQKHGAVCKNYQEVLGFLYENEKVSGLRIKDKINNEEYTVEADMIVNATGVFSDNIRRLDDKEAKKMLDLSSGIHIVLDKKYLPLGEGLMIPKTEDGRVLFILPWMGKCLVGTTDESTKLQERPEVSDKDIEYILKHLEIYFSLKINKSEILSSWCGIRPLVAPDKDADTSTIVRDHVITSSKSGLVSIIGGKWTTYRKMSQEVVDYLDKKFDLNKNKCFTKKLKLIGSENFDSFKKDNNNEDKTFQHLVSLYGDKTSLVLSSGNKNEYINKNYLYTHAELMYCLEYEFVKKPLDFLVRRTSLALIDKDAAKESLDTVVNIMALYFKWNDEKKENEKTTALRILNNNL; this is encoded by the coding sequence ATGAAAAAAAACAAATATGAACTTATTATTATAGGTGGTGGAGCAACTGGAAGTGGAATAGCATTGGATGCAGCTTCTAGGGGAATTAAAACATTATTATTAGAAAAAAATGATTTTTCAGAAGGTACAAGCTCAAGAAGTACTAAATTAGTTCATGGCGGGGTTCGTTATTTAGAAGCAGCAGTAAAAAAATTAAACAAAGATCAGTTCTTATTGGTTAAAGAAGGTTTAAAAGAAAGATCACGTTTACTTAAGAATGCACCGCATTTATGTTCAAGATTAACACTAGTTACTCCTATATATAAATGGTGGGAACTGCCGTATATGTTTATTGGCTTAACTTTATATGATTTAGTTGCAGGAAAAAAAGGGCTAGGAAGATCTTCTATTGTTTCTAAAGATACCATGATAAACTCTTTTCCTATTATAAAAAAAGATGGTTTAGTTGGTGGGGTTAAATACTATGATGGATCATTTAATGACAGTAAATTAAATGTATCTCTTTTGCAAACGGCACAAAAACACGGAGCTGTTTGTAAAAACTATCAAGAAGTACTTGGTTTTTTATATGAAAATGAAAAAGTTAGTGGTTTAAGAATAAAAGATAAAATCAATAATGAAGAATACACAGTAGAAGCAGACATGATTGTAAATGCTACGGGAGTATTTTCAGATAATATTAGACGCTTAGATGATAAAGAAGCAAAAAAGATGCTGGATTTAAGTTCTGGAATTCATATTGTATTGGACAAAAAATACTTGCCTTTAGGTGAAGGTTTAATGATTCCAAAAACGGAAGATGGAAGAGTATTATTTATTTTACCTTGGATGGGAAAATGTTTAGTAGGAACTACGGATGAAAGTACAAAACTTCAAGAAAGACCAGAAGTAAGTGACAAAGATATTGAGTATATTTTAAAACACTTAGAAATATATTTTTCATTAAAAATTAATAAGAGTGAAATTTTATCTTCTTGGTGTGGGATTAGACCTTTGGTAGCGCCTGATAAAGATGCAGATACATCAACAATAGTACGTGATCATGTAATTACCAGCTCAAAATCTGGTTTGGTAAGTATTATTGGTGGAAAATGGACTACGTATAGAAAAATGTCACAAGAAGTAGTTGATTATCTTGATAAAAAGTTTGATTTAAATAAAAATAAATGTTTTACTAAAAAATTAAAGTTAATTGGAAGTGAAAATTTTGATTCTTTCAAAAAAGACAATAATAATGAAGATAAAACATTTCAACATCTTGTTTCTTTGTATGGTGATAAAACTTCTTTGGTTCTTTCTTCTGGGAATAAAAATGAGTATATCAACAAAAACTATCTTTATACACATGCTGAATTAATGTATTGTTTAGAATATGAATTTGTTAAAAAACCTTTGGATTTTTTAGTAAGACGAACAAGTTTAGCACTAATAGATAAAGATGCTGCAAAAGAATCATTAGATACAGTTGTTAATATAATGGCTTTGTATTTTAAGTGGAACGATGAGAAAAAAGAAAATGAAAAAACTACTGCTCTTAGAATATTAAACAATAACTTATAA
- a CDS encoding ABC transporter ATP-binding protein, whose product MSLELQNISMSVDGNMHIYNTNLTLKKGTMNVLLGRTSSGKTTLMRIMAGLDVPTSGKILWEGKDVTGMKVQDRKIAMVYQQFINYPAMTVYENIAAPLRLMKKSEDFIDKAVRKTAGLMRMTDMLHKKPLELSGGQQQRCALARSLVKGSGLVLLDEPLANLDYKLREELRAEIPKLFEESGAIFVYATTEPEEALLLGGNVATLWEGKITQFGKTADVYHNPNNATTAKVFSNPAMNFLNIEKKDGFIYFHNSNKIPATDIFLKLEDGEYLAGFRPNHLELKAKSDSAFHFDTNLSVTEITGSETFLHLSYDNENWIGLVHGVHDLEYGSNLSVYLDLRHIFIFKKDGDLLQTASYVTNR is encoded by the coding sequence ATGTCATTAGAACTACAAAATATATCTATGAGCGTTGATGGTAACATGCATATTTATAATACAAACTTGACACTGAAAAAAGGAACGATGAATGTTCTTCTAGGAAGAACCTCTTCTGGAAAAACCACCTTAATGCGAATTATGGCTGGATTAGATGTACCAACATCTGGTAAAATCCTGTGGGAAGGTAAAGATGTTACTGGTATGAAAGTACAAGATAGAAAAATTGCAATGGTATATCAGCAATTTATTAATTACCCAGCAATGACTGTATATGAAAATATAGCCGCACCCTTACGATTAATGAAAAAAAGCGAAGATTTCATTGATAAAGCCGTAAGAAAAACTGCTGGATTAATGAGAATGACAGATATGTTGCATAAAAAACCCCTTGAATTATCAGGTGGACAGCAACAACGCTGTGCTTTGGCACGCTCACTTGTAAAAGGGTCTGGGCTAGTTCTTTTAGATGAACCATTGGCGAATTTAGATTATAAACTAAGAGAAGAATTAAGAGCAGAAATACCAAAATTATTTGAAGAATCGGGTGCAATTTTTGTATATGCAACAACTGAACCAGAAGAAGCACTTCTATTAGGTGGTAATGTGGCTACCTTATGGGAAGGTAAAATAACACAATTTGGAAAAACAGCAGATGTTTATCACAATCCGAACAATGCAACTACTGCGAAGGTTTTTTCTAACCCAGCAATGAACTTTTTAAATATAGAGAAAAAAGATGGATTTATTTATTTTCACAATTCAAATAAAATTCCAGCTACTGACATCTTTCTTAAACTTGAAGATGGGGAGTATTTAGCTGGGTTTAGACCAAATCACCTAGAGTTAAAAGCAAAAAGTGATTCTGCTTTTCATTTTGATACGAACTTATCAGTAACAGAAATTACAGGCTCTGAAACTTTTTTACATTTGTCTTATGACAATGAAAATTGGATTGGTTTGGTTCATGGCGTACATGATTTAGAATATGGTTCAAATTTAAGTGTTTACTTAGATTTACGACATATTTTTATTTTTAAAAAAGATGGTGATTTATTACAAACTGCCTCTTATGTAACAAACAGATAG
- a CDS encoding ABC transporter ATP-binding protein: MARITLSKLAHSYVKDPKSDKDYALRELNHEWEDGAAYALLGPSGCGKSTLLNIISGIVTPSHGRILFDDIDVTFEDTTDRNIAQVFQFPVVYDTMTVQQNLEFPLKNRGKDAKYIAQRVASIARSIQVEDILHKKARGLSADQKQKISLGRGMVREDVNAILFDEPLTVIDPHMKWELRTQLKALHKELKHTMIFVTHDQTEALTFADKVVVMNVGEVVQIGTPQELFEKPAHTFVGYFIGSPGMNILDVEISGNQAKLFDANVELTQSYSGLEGKLELGIRPEFMTLCEEGQGIKIEITRIEDVAHHKIVRARYDNKDINIIVQEDVVITETMNNMTFDMSRVNIYENSWLVEGEKI, from the coding sequence ATGGCTAGAATAACTCTTTCAAAATTAGCACATTCTTATGTTAAAGATCCAAAAAGTGACAAAGATTATGCTTTAAGAGAATTAAATCACGAATGGGAAGATGGTGCGGCTTATGCCCTACTTGGACCCTCAGGTTGTGGAAAATCAACTTTACTAAATATTATTTCAGGAATAGTAACTCCTTCTCATGGACGTATTTTATTTGATGATATAGACGTAACATTTGAAGATACAACAGACAGAAATATTGCACAAGTTTTTCAGTTTCCTGTTGTATACGATACGATGACAGTACAACAAAACCTTGAGTTTCCTTTAAAAAACAGAGGAAAAGATGCTAAGTATATTGCTCAGAGAGTAGCTTCAATTGCACGCTCAATTCAAGTAGAAGATATCTTACATAAAAAAGCACGAGGCTTAAGTGCAGATCAAAAACAAAAAATTTCACTTGGCCGTGGAATGGTTAGAGAAGATGTAAATGCTATTTTATTTGATGAACCTTTAACAGTAATTGACCCTCATATGAAGTGGGAATTAAGAACTCAATTAAAAGCTTTACATAAAGAACTTAAACATACTATGATTTTTGTAACCCATGATCAAACAGAAGCTTTGACATTCGCAGACAAAGTAGTTGTTATGAATGTAGGAGAAGTGGTTCAAATAGGAACACCTCAAGAGCTTTTTGAAAAACCTGCTCATACTTTTGTAGGTTATTTTATAGGCTCTCCTGGTATGAATATTTTAGATGTAGAAATTTCAGGAAATCAAGCAAAACTTTTTGATGCCAATGTTGAATTAACGCAAAGTTATTCTGGTTTAGAAGGTAAGTTAGAACTTGGAATCAGACCTGAATTCATGACTTTATGCGAAGAAGGTCAAGGAATTAAAATAGAAATAACTAGAATTGAAGATGTTGCACATCATAAAATAGTGAGAGCTCGTTATGATAATAAAGATATCAATATTATTGTACAAGAAGATGTAGTTATTACGGAAACGATGAACAATATGACTTTTGATATGAGTAGAGTAAATATTTACGAAAACTCATGGTTAGTTGAAGGAGAAAAAATATAA